From a single Nothobranchius furzeri strain GRZ-AD chromosome 9, NfurGRZ-RIMD1, whole genome shotgun sequence genomic region:
- the psmd14 gene encoding 26S proteasome non-ATPase regulatory subunit 14 has protein sequence MDRLLRLGGGMPGLGQGPPTDAPAVDTAEQVYISSLALLKMLKHGRAGVPMEVMGLMLGEFVDDYTVRVIDVFAMPQSGTGVSVEAVDPVFQAKMLDMLKQTGRPEMVVGWYHSHPGFGCWLSGVDINTQQSFEALSERAVAVVVDPIQSVKGKVVIDAFRLINANMMVLGHEPRQTTSNLGHLNKPSIQALIHGLNRHYYSITINYRKNELEQKMLLNLHKKSWMEGLTLQDYSEHCKLNETIVKEMLELAKNYNKAVEEEDKMTPEQLAIKNVGKQDPKRHLEEHVDVLMTSNIVQCLAAMLDTVVFQ, from the exons ATGGATCGGCTCCTGAGACTTGGAGGTGGAATGCCGGGACTTGGCCAG GGACCCCCTACAGATGCACCAGCTGTGGACACAGCAGAACAGGTGTACATCTCCTCTCTGGCATTGCTAAAG ATGTTGAAGCACGGACGTGCAGGTGTACCAATGGAAGTCATGGGATTGATGCTTGGAGAGTTTGTCGATGACTACACAGTGCGAGTGATCGATGTGTTTGCCATGCCTCAATCAGGAACG GGCGTAAGCGTGGAGGCAGTGGATCCTGTATTCCAGGCCAAGATGTTGGACATGCTGAAGCAGACTGGCAG accAGAGATGGTTGTGGGTTGGTACCACAGTCACCCTGGGTTTGGCTGCTGGTTGTCAGGCGTGGACATCAACACTCAGCAGAGCTTTGAGGCGCTGTCGGAGCGAGCTGTGGCCGTGGTGGTTGATCCGATTCAGAGCGTCAAAGGAAAG GTCGTTATTGATGCGTTCAGATTGATCAATGCCAACATGATGGTATTGGGTCATGAACCACGGCAAACCACATCCAACCTGGGTCATCTGAACAAGCCATCAATCCAG GCACTGATTCATGGACTTAACAGACACTACTACTCTATCaccatcaattacagaaaaaatgAGCTGGAGCAAAAG ATGCTGTTGAACTTGCATAAGAAGAGCTGGATGGAGGGCCTGACTCTGCAGGACTACAGCGAGCACTGCAAGCTCAACGAGACAATTGTTAAGGAGATGCTGGAGCTGGCAAAGAACTACAACAAG GCTGTTGAAGAGGaggacaaaatgaccccagagcaACTGGCGATCAAGAACGTTGGAAAGCAG GACCCCAAGAGACACTTGGAGGAGCATGTAGATGTTTTAATGACATCCAACATTGTCCAGTGCCTAGCTGCCATGCTGGATACTGTCGTCTTCCAGTGA